In Hydrogenothermus marinus, a single window of DNA contains:
- a CDS encoding roadblock/LC7 domain-containing protein, whose protein sequence is MSINFEDILKDLVRDTGAEGAILVSPDGLTIASILPPDVEEDRVAAMGAAILSLGERVATELNKGELEQLYVKGTKGYVIFTGVKDFAVLGILAPPTVKLGLLLIEIKRAIKKLEEIIG, encoded by the coding sequence ATGAGTATCAATTTTGAAGATATACTGAAAGATTTAGTGAGGGATACAGGGGCAGAAGGAGCTATCTTAGTTAGCCCTGATGGTCTTACAATTGCTTCTATACTTCCACCTGATGTTGAAGAAGATAGAGTAGCTGCTATGGGTGCTGCAATACTTTCCTTAGGAGAAAGAGTTGCTACTGAACTTAATAAAGGAGAACTTGAACAACTTTATGTAAAAGGTACAAAAGGATATGTAATATTTACTGGAGTCAAAGATTTTGCTGTTCTTGGGATACTTGCACCACCTACAGTTAAATTAGGACTATTATTGATAGAAATAAAAAGAGCAATAAAAAAACTAGAAGAGATTATAGGATAA
- a CDS encoding amidohydrolase encodes MKKADLIITDISYILTMDENFTEYKDSDIVIKDGKIIDIGKNKKDEYFGKTISGKNKIAIPGLINTHTHAAMTLLRGYGSDNPLKVWLEEYIWPAEGKLVSYEFVKDGTDIACYEMLRNGVTTFVDMYFFEDAVAQSVKEVGMRAVLCTGILDFPTPGAKNADEGIAKTEDFIKHFEKDENIFPAVGPHAPYTCSPDTLKKAFNLAEKYDVLYHIHVSETQFEVNDIKERYGNTPVKHLEKVGVLNERVLAAHMVHPTEEEIDILAEKNVKVAHCPESNLKLASGVAPIPKMIEKGVTVAIGTDGTASNDDLDIIGEISTAAKLHKGYTLNPTVLNAKEALKMATLDGAKAIRKEDKIGSLEIGKFADIVLMDINDPHLQPVFDPYTQIVYSSNGKDVDTVIINGDIKVLNKKVLVLNKKELLEKAQKWKKKVLED; translated from the coding sequence ATGAAAAAGGCAGACCTTATAATTACAGATATTTCTTATATATTAACAATGGATGAGAATTTTACTGAATATAAAGATTCAGATATTGTAATAAAAGATGGAAAAATTATAGATATAGGAAAAAATAAAAAAGATGAGTATTTTGGGAAAACAATTTCAGGTAAAAATAAAATAGCAATACCTGGACTTATAAATACCCATACCCATGCGGCAATGACTTTGCTTAGAGGATATGGTAGTGATAATCCTTTAAAAGTTTGGCTTGAAGAGTATATATGGCCAGCAGAAGGAAAACTTGTAAGTTATGAATTTGTCAAAGATGGAACAGATATTGCTTGTTATGAGATGCTTAGAAATGGAGTAACAACTTTTGTAGATATGTATTTTTTTGAAGATGCAGTAGCTCAATCTGTAAAAGAAGTAGGAATGAGGGCAGTTTTATGTACTGGAATACTTGATTTTCCAACACCAGGAGCAAAAAATGCAGATGAAGGAATAGCAAAAACAGAAGATTTTATAAAGCATTTTGAAAAAGATGAAAATATATTTCCAGCAGTTGGTCCCCATGCCCCTTATACATGCTCACCTGATACTTTAAAAAAAGCATTTAATTTAGCTGAAAAATATGATGTTTTATATCATATACATGTTTCAGAAACCCAGTTTGAAGTAAATGATATTAAAGAAAGATATGGAAATACACCTGTTAAACATCTTGAAAAAGTAGGAGTTTTAAATGAAAGAGTTTTAGCAGCTCATATGGTTCATCCAACAGAAGAAGAAATAGATATTCTTGCAGAAAAAAATGTAAAAGTAGCTCACTGTCCAGAAAGTAATTTGAAGCTTGCATCAGGTGTTGCACCTATTCCAAAAATGATTGAAAAAGGAGTTACTGTTGCTATAGGAACAGATGGAACAGCATCAAATGATGATTTAGATATAATTGGGGAAATATCAACTGCTGCTAAACTTCATAAAGGATATACATTAAATCCAACTGTTTTAAATGCAAAAGAAGCTCTAAAAATGGCAACCTTAGATGGAGCTAAAGCTATAAGAAAAGAAGATAAAATTGGAAGTTTAGAAATAGGAAAGTTTGCAGATATTGTTTTAATGGATATTAATGATCCTCATTTACAGCCAGTTTTTGATCCTTATACCCAAATAGTTTATTCATCAAATGGAAAAGATGTGGATACAGTTATAATAAATGGAGATATAAAAGTGCTAAATAAAAAAGTTTTAGTTTTAAATAAAAAAGAGCTTTTAGAAAAAGCCCAAAAATGGAAGAAAAAAGTCTTAGAAGATTAA
- a CDS encoding peptidase U32 family protein yields the protein MSEIKNKPEILAPVGHYEGLAAVIKAGADAIYMGCGRINQRARKANFDIEDVKEIRKITQDKGIRQYIVLNSIVFEEDLPEINETLHQLKEIGVDAVIGWDMAVLSKSLELGIETHLSTMASVSNSQAAKFYENMGIKRIVPAREVKLEGLLDLKRKTNLEIEIFIHGAMCMAVSGRCFLSHDVFETSGNRGECNQVCRHEFEVKITSKNTGTDFVLGSDYVLSARDLVTINFVDKLMWADSWKIEGRNKNPDYAYMVTKAYREARDRILNGEWETKGWKDLWDMLERVYHREWDSGFYFGEGLFGINKSIAKEQKLYVGEVVHYYPKISVAEVKIINNPMKIGDTIHIIGKKTGVVRQKVESMQIDRKNIEVAERGTVVGLKTTEKVRKGDKVYVMKEVENSDIINNKLQKVG from the coding sequence ATGTCTGAAATAAAAAATAAACCTGAGATTTTAGCACCTGTAGGACATTATGAAGGATTAGCAGCTGTAATAAAAGCAGGTGCTGATGCAATATATATGGGTTGTGGAAGAATAAATCAAAGAGCAAGAAAAGCAAATTTTGATATTGAAGATGTAAAAGAAATAAGAAAAATTACTCAAGATAAAGGTATTAGGCAATATATAGTTTTAAACTCAATAGTATTTGAAGAGGATCTTCCAGAAATAAATGAAACTTTACATCAATTAAAGGAAATTGGAGTAGATGCAGTAATAGGATGGGATATGGCTGTTTTATCTAAATCTTTAGAACTTGGTATAGAAACCCATCTTTCTACTATGGCATCTGTTTCTAACTCTCAAGCAGCAAAATTTTATGAAAATATGGGAATAAAAAGAATAGTACCTGCTAGAGAAGTTAAATTAGAAGGACTTTTAGACCTAAAAAGAAAAACAAATCTTGAAATAGAGATATTCATACATGGTGCTATGTGTATGGCAGTTTCAGGAAGATGCTTTTTATCCCATGATGTTTTTGAAACTTCAGGAAATAGAGGAGAATGCAATCAGGTTTGTAGGCATGAGTTTGAGGTTAAAATAACATCCAAAAACACAGGAACAGATTTTGTTTTAGGTAGTGATTATGTTTTATCTGCAAGAGATTTAGTAACAATAAATTTTGTTGATAAATTAATGTGGGCAGATAGCTGGAAAATAGAAGGTAGAAATAAAAATCCAGATTATGCATATATGGTTACAAAAGCATATAGAGAAGCAAGAGATAGAATATTAAATGGAGAATGGGAAACTAAAGGATGGAAAGATTTATGGGATATGCTTGAAAGAGTTTACCATAGAGAATGGGATAGTGGATTTTATTTTGGAGAAGGCTTATTTGGAATTAATAAATCTATAGCAAAAGAGCAAAAACTTTATGTTGGAGAGGTAGTACATTACTATCCTAAAATCTCTGTAGCAGAAGTAAAAATAATAAACAACCCAATGAAAATAGGAGATACAATTCATATAATTGGTAAAAAAACAGGAGTAGTTAGACAAAAAGTAGAATCAATGCAGATAGATAGAAAAAATATAGAAGTAGCAGAAAGAGGAACAGTTGTAGGATTAAAAACAACTGAAAAAGTAAGAAAAGGAGATAAAGTTTATGTAATGAAAGAAGTTGAAAATTCCGATATTATAAATAATAAATTACAAAAGGTGGGATAA
- a CDS encoding GTP-binding protein, whose translation MAEKQIKIVVSGPYAAGKTQFINTVSEIQTVQTEAKTTKTGEKEKKSHTTVAMDFGKIKIDDEHVLYLFGTPGQSRFDFMWDILGKGMVGLIVLVDSTDPNTFHEARKIINFFESRYPSPFVVGCNKQDLKGAWDPKDIRTALDLDEDVKVLPVVALNKESVKNVLLELLEEIAEYI comes from the coding sequence ATGGCAGAAAAACAGATAAAAATTGTTGTATCAGGGCCATATGCTGCAGGGAAAACCCAGTTTATTAATACTGTAAGTGAAATTCAAACTGTACAAACTGAAGCAAAAACAACAAAAACTGGTGAAAAAGAGAAAAAGTCTCATACTACAGTTGCAATGGATTTTGGAAAAATAAAAATAGATGATGAGCATGTATTATATCTTTTTGGAACACCTGGTCAATCAAGATTTGATTTTATGTGGGATATATTAGGAAAAGGTATGGTAGGTCTTATTGTATTAGTTGATAGTACTGACCCAAATACTTTCCATGAAGCAAGGAAAATAATAAACTTCTTTGAATCAAGATATCCTTCTCCTTTTGTTGTAGGATGTAATAAACAAGATTTAAAAGGAGCTTGGGATCCAAAAGATATAAGAACAGCTTTAGATTTAGATGAAGATGTTAAAGTATTACCTGTAGTAGCTCTCAACAAAGAAAGTGTAAAAAATGTGCTTTTAGAGCTTTTAGAAGAAATAGCAGAGTATATTTAA
- a CDS encoding sodium-dependent transporter, with protein sequence MIKREHWGSRIGLILAVAGNAIGLGNFLRFPVQAADNGGGAFMIPYMISLLVLGIPLLLVEWSLGRYGSVINHSTAPAIFNNLWKNPISKYIGILGIIIPLIVVVYYTYIESWTLLYSIFSLFGLTPSVSVDTANGEYLKPFKDFLISIIGANSEGLLLSPSIYAYIFFLITLLINLYILYRGITAGIEKVAKFALPAIFIMAIILMVRVFTLTSPDGRNFLDGLGFLWNPDFSALTDPKVWLAAAGQVFFTLSVGFGAIMVYASYIKPKDDIALNAISGASVNEFAEIILGGSIAITASVIFFGISTTAEIAHQGAFNLGFMALPAIFANIPFGQFFSFLWFLLLFFAGVTSSIALSQPAIAFLEDEFGFPRKKSVLILGLFLFISAHIPIFIKGALDELDFWVGTFGLILFALFEVLVFFWFFDSKKAWQEMTRDNDIKIPSFFYYLIKYIVPLILIVILISWGIDYLPKKISENTLNIWIARGFIVFTIIISILLVKYLWNKRGKQ encoded by the coding sequence ATGATAAAAAGAGAACATTGGGGAAGTCGTATAGGGCTTATTTTAGCTGTTGCTGGAAATGCTATTGGTCTTGGTAATTTCTTAAGATTTCCTGTTCAAGCTGCAGATAATGGTGGTGGTGCTTTTATGATCCCTTATATGATTTCTCTTCTTGTTTTAGGAATTCCCCTTTTACTTGTTGAATGGTCTCTTGGAAGATATGGAAGTGTAATTAATCATTCTACTGCTCCAGCAATATTTAATAACCTTTGGAAAAATCCTATTTCAAAATATATAGGTATACTTGGTATTATAATTCCGCTTATTGTAGTTGTTTATTATACATATATTGAAAGCTGGACATTGCTTTATAGTATTTTTAGCCTTTTTGGATTAACCCCTTCAGTATCCGTAGATACTGCAAATGGTGAATATTTAAAACCTTTCAAAGATTTTCTAATTTCTATTATTGGGGCAAACAGTGAAGGTTTACTTTTATCACCTTCAATTTATGCATATATATTTTTCCTAATAACTTTATTAATAAATTTATATATCCTCTATAGAGGAATAACTGCTGGAATTGAAAAAGTTGCAAAATTTGCTCTACCTGCCATTTTTATAATGGCAATTATATTAATGGTCAGAGTATTTACTTTAACATCTCCTGATGGTAGAAATTTCTTAGATGGTTTAGGTTTTTTATGGAATCCAGATTTTTCAGCTTTAACTGATCCTAAAGTATGGCTTGCCGCAGCTGGACAAGTTTTCTTTACTTTAAGTGTTGGATTTGGAGCAATAATGGTCTATGCATCATATATTAAACCAAAAGATGACATAGCCTTAAATGCTATTTCTGGTGCATCTGTAAATGAGTTTGCTGAAATTATATTAGGTGGATCTATTGCTATTACTGCATCTGTAATATTTTTTGGTATTTCTACTACTGCAGAAATTGCACATCAAGGAGCTTTTAATCTTGGTTTTATGGCACTTCCTGCTATATTTGCAAATATACCTTTTGGGCAGTTTTTTAGCTTTTTATGGTTTTTACTTTTATTCTTTGCAGGAGTAACTTCCTCAATTGCCCTTTCTCAACCTGCAATAGCTTTCTTAGAAGATGAGTTTGGATTTCCAAGAAAAAAATCTGTTTTAATCCTAGGTTTATTCTTATTTATTTCAGCACATATACCTATCTTCATAAAAGGAGCATTAGATGAACTAGATTTTTGGGTGGGAACTTTTGGACTTATTCTTTTTGCTCTTTTTGAAGTGCTTGTATTTTTCTGGTTTTTTGACTCTAAAAAAGCATGGCAAGAAATGACAAGGGACAATGATATAAAGATACCTTCTTTCTTTTATTACTTGATAAAGTATATAGTACCTCTTATTTTAATTGTTATCCTAATATCATGGGGAATTGATTATCTTCCTAAGAAAATTAGTGAAAATACATTAAATATTTGGATAGCAAGAGGATTTATAGTATTTACTATTATTATTTCTATTCTTTTAGTAAAATATTTATGGAATAAAAGAGGTAAACAATAA
- a CDS encoding HAMP domain-containing protein: protein MEKKGSVLNEISLIVLGGSVVGAIFVGILVYFLLASAGDPSALNKAIISTIIIEVAFLIPVYMIRVLIDKYIIQKIKTIEKALNEVSMGNLDHKVEIKGNDELAQLGEAFERIRISLKTIMEKLEKEEL, encoded by the coding sequence ATGGAAAAAAAAGGTTCTGTTTTAAATGAAATATCATTAATAGTTCTTGGTGGTTCAGTAGTTGGTGCAATTTTTGTTGGTATTTTAGTATATTTTCTTCTTGCTTCAGCAGGAGACCCTTCAGCATTAAATAAAGCAATAATTTCAACAATAATTATAGAAGTAGCATTTTTAATTCCTGTTTATATGATTAGAGTATTAATTGACAAATATATAATTCAGAAAATAAAAACAATTGAAAAAGCCCTTAATGAAGTTAGTATGGGTAATTTAGACCATAAAGTAGAAATCAAAGGTAATGATGAGTTGGCTCAATTAGGAGAAGCTTTTGAAAGAATAAGAATAAGCTTAAAAACAATAATGGAAAAATTAGAGAAAGAAGAATTATAA
- the hemB gene encoding porphobilinogen synthase: MAFPIHRPRRLRKNENIRRLVRETKLSIDDLIYPLFIEDGKNIKTEIPSMPGIYRYSLDKLDEELKEIIDLNIPAVLLFGIPSYKDEIGSDTWNEEGIIQKAIKYIKDKYPELYVITDVCFCEYTEHGHCGVLCCNDVDNDKTLENTKKQVISHAKAGADMVAPSGMMDGVVKVIREALDSEGFVDIPIMSYSAKYASSYYGPFRDAAESAPAFGDRRTYQMDPANRREALKEVALDLEEGADIVMVKPALAYLDIISDVKNNFNVPVAAYNVSGEYSMIKAAGKLGWIDEKKVIFETLTSIKRAGADIIITYHAKEVAKEIG, from the coding sequence ATGGCATTTCCTATTCATAGACCAAGAAGACTTAGAAAAAATGAGAATATAAGAAGGCTTGTAAGAGAAACGAAACTTTCTATTGATGATTTAATTTATCCATTATTTATAGAAGATGGAAAAAATATAAAAACAGAAATACCATCTATGCCGGGAATTTATAGATATTCCTTAGATAAATTGGATGAAGAGCTTAAAGAAATAATAGATTTAAATATTCCTGCAGTTTTACTTTTTGGAATACCTTCCTACAAAGATGAGATTGGAAGTGATACATGGAATGAGGAAGGGATAATTCAAAAAGCTATTAAATATATAAAAGATAAATATCCAGAACTTTATGTAATAACTGATGTGTGTTTTTGTGAATATACTGAGCATGGACATTGTGGAGTATTATGTTGTAATGATGTTGATAATGATAAAACCTTAGAAAATACAAAAAAACAGGTAATATCTCATGCAAAAGCTGGAGCTGATATGGTAGCTCCGTCTGGAATGATGGATGGAGTAGTAAAAGTAATAAGAGAAGCTTTAGATAGTGAAGGTTTTGTAGATATTCCAATTATGTCTTATTCAGCAAAATACGCATCTTCTTATTATGGACCTTTCAGAGATGCTGCAGAATCTGCACCAGCCTTTGGAGATAGAAGGACTTATCAGATGGATCCTGCAAATAGAAGAGAAGCCTTAAAGGAAGTTGCTTTAGATCTTGAAGAAGGTGCAGATATTGTTATGGTAAAACCTGCTTTAGCATATTTAGATATTATTTCAGATGTAAAAAATAATTTTAATGTTCCTGTTGCTGCTTATAATGTAAGTGGAGAATATTCTATGATAAAAGCAGCAGGAAAATTAGGATGGATTGATGAAAAGAAAGTAATCTTTGAAACATTAACCTCAATCAAAAGGGCTGGAGCTGATATAATAATAACTTATCATGCAAAAGAGGTTGCAAAAGAAATTGGATAA
- the trpC gene encoding indole-3-glycerol phosphate synthase TrpC — MNILNKIVKTKYEELKKYTPEYIKTLENLAEKRKSIRDFKSALKKEKINIIAEIKKASPSKGIIREDFNPVKIAKIYEENGAAAISVLADEKYFQGSIEYVEQVSKVVNIPVMRKDFIIDERQILEAYAKGADSFLLIVRILSSDRLKQLIDYGRSFGMEPLVEIFSKEEGEKAIKSNAKIVGVNNRDLDTFQVDINISKKLCPWLKENSVEVVVAESGISSKNEILELKEAGVDAFLIGESLMKEKDIGKKLREFIQV; from the coding sequence TTGAATATACTAAATAAAATAGTAAAAACCAAATACGAAGAACTTAAAAAATATACACCTGAATATATAAAAACTCTTGAAAACTTGGCAGAAAAAAGGAAATCTATAAGAGATTTTAAATCTGCTTTAAAAAAGGAAAAAATAAATATTATTGCAGAAATAAAAAAAGCATCTCCTTCAAAAGGCATTATTAGAGAAGATTTTAATCCTGTAAAAATAGCAAAGATTTATGAAGAAAATGGGGCAGCTGCTATATCTGTTCTAGCAGATGAAAAATATTTTCAAGGAAGTATTGAATATGTTGAGCAGGTAAGTAAAGTAGTAAATATTCCTGTAATGAGAAAAGATTTTATAATTGATGAAAGACAGATTTTAGAAGCTTATGCAAAAGGGGCTGATAGCTTTTTATTAATTGTAAGAATATTATCTTCAGATAGATTGAAACAGCTTATAGATTATGGAAGAAGTTTTGGTATGGAACCTCTTGTTGAAATATTTTCAAAAGAAGAAGGAGAAAAAGCAATAAAATCTAATGCAAAAATAGTTGGAGTAAATAATAGAGATTTAGATACTTTTCAAGTTGATATAAATATTTCTAAAAAGCTTTGTCCTTGGTTAAAAGAAAATAGTGTGGAAGTAGTAGTTGCAGAAAGTGGAATTTCTTCTAAAAATGAAATTTTAGAGCTAAAAGAAGCAGGGGTAGATGCATTTTTAATAGGTGAGTCTTTAATGAAAGAAAAAGATATTGGTAAAAAATTAAGAGAGTTTATTCAAGTTTAG
- a CDS encoding DUF4149 domain-containing protein encodes MNRYIPFLILLLLGILLGFSISLTFIVAPLMFSHFSQRFAGEIMQTIFPYYFASGWLIGIIIYTFIAILSLKEKEIVKKLKSFIIALSIMIFSYMALHKAILPIAESLNNQYYSLLDAGKKEEAVLIKEKFKKVHAISSSLNLMNILILAFLFYNFYFKIKNKEL; translated from the coding sequence TTGAATAGATATATTCCTTTTTTAATTTTATTATTGCTTGGTATATTATTAGGATTTAGTATATCTTTAACATTTATTGTAGCACCTTTAATGTTTTCTCATTTTAGCCAGCGTTTTGCTGGCGAAATTATGCAAACTATTTTCCCTTATTATTTTGCTTCTGGATGGCTAATTGGGATTATTATTTATACTTTTATAGCTATTTTATCTTTGAAAGAAAAAGAGATTGTCAAAAAATTAAAATCTTTTATAATTGCTTTATCTATAATGATATTCTCTTATATGGCTTTACATAAAGCTATCTTACCAATTGCAGAAAGTTTAAATAATCAATATTACTCTTTATTAGATGCAGGGAAAAAAGAAGAAGCTGTTTTAATAAAAGAAAAATTTAAAAAAGTTCATGCTATATCTTCAAGTTTGAATTTAATGAATATTCTTATACTTGCATTTTTGTTTTATAACTTTTACTTTAAAATAAAGAATAAAGAGTTATAA
- a CDS encoding GGDEF domain-containing protein: protein MEDKEEIKCKYFKYYDDSNIYKYKRDIPPEDFKNITNILKKEISFLVKNYIPPLPKQYELWFPVFCYIVENKKELSDLEIKGLYRKLYEDVEDFSKGDIPRLAIDKISHISEEIEHTLEDIIKNIEIHQKNLDKHTERIENKKEEIKEESLLFYIKKILEELQNIKEENQIQSKKLQEYHEEIRKLREELKITKKEADQDFLTDLPNRRRFFRALEDFLKDFKEKGYIFSLILLDVDNFKKINDTYGHPVGDLVLKDISAVLRFYLRANTVSGRIGGEEFGIILPGVDIENAKKVAERLRQIFETRKVHTNGDIINYTVSLGVTQVKEGDTVDTIYQRADEALYEAKKTGKNKVVVKL, encoded by the coding sequence TTGGAAGATAAAGAAGAAATAAAATGTAAATATTTTAAGTATTACGATGATTCAAATATTTATAAGTATAAAAGAGATATACCACCAGAAGATTTTAAAAATATTACAAATATTTTAAAAAAGGAAATATCTTTTTTAGTAAAAAATTATATTCCCCCTTTACCAAAGCAATATGAATTATGGTTTCCTGTATTTTGTTATATTGTAGAAAATAAAAAGGAATTGTCAGATTTAGAAATTAAAGGATTATATAGAAAACTATATGAAGATGTAGAAGATTTTAGTAAAGGTGATATTCCTAGATTAGCTATAGATAAAATTTCTCATATTTCAGAGGAGATAGAACATACTCTTGAAGATATTATAAAAAATATTGAAATCCATCAAAAAAATTTAGATAAACATACAGAAAGGATAGAAAATAAAAAAGAAGAAATAAAGGAAGAATCTCTACTTTTTTATATTAAAAAAATTCTTGAAGAACTTCAGAATATCAAAGAAGAAAATCAAATTCAAAGTAAGAAACTTCAAGAATACCATGAAGAAATTAGAAAATTAAGAGAAGAACTAAAAATAACAAAAAAAGAGGCTGATCAAGACTTTTTAACTGATTTACCTAACAGAAGAAGATTTTTTAGAGCATTAGAAGATTTTCTTAAAGATTTTAAAGAGAAAGGATATATATTTTCATTAATACTATTAGATGTAGACAATTTTAAAAAGATTAACGATACTTATGGACATCCTGTAGGAGATTTGGTTTTAAAAGATATTTCTGCTGTTTTAAGATTTTATCTTAGGGCAAATACAGTATCAGGAAGAATTGGTGGAGAGGAATTTGGTATAATTCTTCCTGGTGTAGATATTGAAAATGCCAAAAAAGTTGCAGAAAGATTAAGACAGATTTTTGAAACAAGGAAGGTACATACGAATGGAGATATTATAAATTATACTGTAAGCTTAGGAGTTACTCAGGTAAAAGAAGGAGATACTGTAGACACTATTTACCAAAGGGCTGATGAAGCTTTATATGAAGCTAAAAAAACAGGTAAAAATAAGGTGGTAGTTAAGTTATAA
- a CDS encoding DUF4388 domain-containing protein: MAISGDLEIFNFVDIFQILRKDKKDGILVVESEDKKLAVYFKEGDIVFIRPVKKVFYIYLDIDFLAVLKKENLDKDDLYKYLVARLPILLAIKKGKFSFTSGFIKYPENIKPQIPIEKLIMYLSRQLSQNEVERKISDPKLIYTKAENFEELAKKAYLTDIEKRILFLIDGKKTVEDIKKELNVKDLTLKRALYGMLAAGIIKRVKREKKLGFNLTKNLLKKIVNVIKGL; this comes from the coding sequence ATGGCTATTTCTGGTGATTTAGAAATATTCAATTTTGTTGATATTTTTCAAATTTTAAGAAAAGACAAAAAAGATGGCATATTAGTTGTAGAAAGTGAAGATAAAAAATTAGCTGTTTATTTTAAAGAAGGGGATATAGTTTTTATAAGACCAGTAAAAAAAGTTTTTTATATTTATTTAGATATTGATTTTTTAGCTGTCTTAAAAAAAGAAAATTTAGATAAGGATGATTTGTATAAATATTTAGTAGCAAGGCTTCCTATATTACTTGCTATAAAAAAAGGTAAATTTTCTTTTACTTCTGGATTTATAAAATATCCAGAAAATATAAAGCCTCAAATTCCAATAGAAAAATTAATAATGTATTTAAGTAGGCAACTTTCTCAAAATGAAGTAGAAAGAAAAATATCTGATCCAAAATTAATATATACAAAAGCTGAAAACTTTGAAGAACTGGCAAAAAAAGCTTATTTAACAGATATAGAAAAAAGGATTTTATTTTTAATAGATGGTAAAAAAACAGTTGAAGATATAAAAAAAGAGCTTAATGTAAAGGATTTAACATTAAAAAGAGCTTTATATGGAATGCTCGCTGCTGGAATAATAAAAAGAGTTAAAAGGGAGAAAAAATTGGGATTTAATCTTACAAAAAATCTACTGAAAAAAATAGTAAATGTAATTAAGGGATTATAA
- the ndk gene encoding nucleoside-diphosphate kinase — MSVERTLMLVKPDAVKRNLEGKIIAHVQEKGFKLVALKKLRLTKQQAEKFYYVHKERPFFDELTDFMSSGPIVAMVWEGENAISKIREIMGATNPEEAEEGTLRKLYGTSIGENAVHGSDSKESAAYEILFFFSELEIVE; from the coding sequence ATGTCAGTAGAAAGAACCTTAATGCTTGTAAAACCAGATGCAGTAAAAAGAAATTTAGAAGGAAAAATTATTGCTCATGTACAAGAAAAAGGATTTAAGCTTGTAGCATTAAAAAAATTAAGATTAACAAAACAACAAGCTGAAAAATTTTATTATGTACATAAAGAAAGACCTTTTTTTGATGAATTAACTGATTTTATGTCATCAGGTCCTATTGTTGCTATGGTATGGGAAGGTGAAAATGCAATTTCTAAAATTAGAGAAATTATGGGAGCAACAAATCCTGAAGAAGCAGAAGAAGGAACTTTAAGAAAACTATATGGTACAAGTATAGGTGAAAATGCAGTTCATGGTTCAGATTCTAAAGAATCAGCAGCATATGAAATACTATTTTTCTTTAGTGAGTTAGAAATTGTTGAATAG